Within the Vibrio tasmaniensis genome, the region GCAATGACCACGCACTTCTTGCAGGTTCTGAGCTAGACGGAGAAGGGCAAAATACCGATTTAGGTGAGCGCAGTTCATCTAAGTTCGATATGGCCGTCGGTGATCTCGATTTGCTTCGTCAAGTCGTCTTAGTTCTTTCTATCTCGATCTGTGTAGCGCTTATTGTAATGCTATTTTTCTGGGTGAAAGAGCCAGAAATGCGTCCATTAGGCGCTTACGAAACAGAAGAGTTGATCCCAGTTCTTGATTACTTGGATACGCAGAAAATTGAGTACTCTCTTGAAGGGAATACTATCTCGGTACCAGCGAGTGAATATAACTCATTAAAGCTAAATATGGTTCGAGCGGGTTTGAACCAAGAGCGAAACACCGGTGATGATATTCTCATGCAAGACATGGGTTTCGGAGTATCACAACGTTTAGAGAAAGAGCGTCTTAAACTAAGCCGTGAAAGACAGCTTGCTAAAGCTATTGAACAGATGAAGCAGGTACGTAAAGCTCAAGTTTTACTTGCCTTACCTAAGCAAAGTGTCTTTGTTCGTCACAATCAAGAAGCCTCTGCCTCAGTATTCCTGACACTTAAAACGGGGACGAACCTCAAGCAGCAAGAAGTTGATTCTGTTGTGGACATGGTGGCCAGTGCCGTCCCGGGGATGAAAACTTCACGAATTACAGTGACCGATCAGCATGGCCGACTTTTGAGCTCTGGCTCTCAAGACCCGATGTCAGCGGCACGCCGTAAAGAGCACGAGTTAGAGCGTAATCAAGAACAAGCGCTACGTGAAAAAATTGACTCTATTTTGATTCCGATTCTTGGGTTTGGTAACTACACGGCTCAGGTTGATATTCAACTCGACTTTAGTGCTGTGGAACAAACAAGAAAGCGTTTTGATCCGAATACTCCAGCAACCCGAAGTGAATACACATTAGAAGATTATAATAACGGCAACGTTGTGGCTGGTATTCCAGGGGCTTTGAGTAACCAGCCTCCTGCTGATGCTTCGATTCCTCAGGATGTGGCTCAGATGAAAGATGGTACGATGATGGGGCAAGGTTCGGTTCACAAAGAAGCGACCCGCAACTTTGAGCTGGACACGACCATTAGTCATGAGCGAAAACAGAGCGGCACGGTTAATCGTCAGACCGTATCTGTTGCAATCAAAGATCGTCAATCATTGAACCCTGATACGGGAGAAGTGGTTCACACCCCAATTCCAGCAAGCGAAATTAACGCGATACGTCAGGTATTGATTGGAACTGTGGGTTTTGATGAAAACCGCGGTGATTTACTCAATGTTTTAAGTATGCAATTTGCACCTCAAGTAACGGATATTGTTGCTGACGTACCAATTTGGGAGCACCAACACTTTAATGATTGGGTGCGTTGGTTTGCAAGTGCTTTGGTCATCATTGTGGTGGTAGTGGTACTTGTTCGCCCTGCAATGAAGAAATTGCTTAACCCAGCAGCTGACGATGATGATCAAATGTACGGCCCTGATGGTATGCCAATTGGTGCCGATGGCGAAACCAGCTTAATTGGTGGTGATATTGAAGGTGGTGAGTTGTTTGAATTTGGTTCAAGCATCGATCTACCAAACCTTCATAAAGATGAGGACGTACTGAAAGCAGTACGTGCACTTGTAGCGAATGAACCAGAGCTAGCAGCTCAAGTAGTTAAGAATTGGGTGGCAGATGGCTAACGAAATTGTTCCACAACAAGCAGAAGGTGGTGAAGGGCTTGATGTCGCAAGTGTTGATATCGAGTCTATCTCAGGCGAAGAGCGCGCTGCGATCTTGTTGCTAAGTTTAAGTGAAGAAGATGCTGCGGGTATCATTCGCCACCTAGAACCTAAACAGGTTCAACGTGTTGGTAGTGCAATGGCACGTTCAACGGATTGGTCTCAAGAAAAAGTAGGTGCTGTGCACCGTGCTTTCCTAGATGATATTCAGAAGTACACCAACATCGGCATGGGCAGCGAAGACTTTATGCGTAATGCGTTGGTAGCTGCGCTGGGCGAAGATAAGGCGAATAACCTTGTTGATCAAATCCTTCTGGGTACAGGCTCTAAAGGTTTGGATTCGCTTAAGTGGATGGATCCTCGTCAGGTGGCAAGCATCATTATCAACGAGCACCCACAGATTCAAACGATCGTATTGTCTTACTTGGAATCGGATCAGTCTGCAGAGATCTTATCTCAATTCCCTGAGCGTGTTCGTCTTGATTTGATGATGCGTATTGCTAACCTTGAAGAAGTTCAACCTTCAGCTCTCGCTGAATTGAATGAAATCATGGAGAAACAGTTTGCGGGTCAAGCGGGAGCTCAAGCTGCCAAAATTGGTGGCCTGAAAGCCGCTGCTGAGATCATGAACTACATGGACAATAATGTAGAAGGCATCTTGATGGGGCAAATTCGAGATCAAGACGAAGACATGGCAACCCAGATCCAGGATCTTATGTTTGTCTTTGAAAACCTTATCGAAGTTGATGACCAAGGTGTTCAACGACTGCTGCGTGATGTTCCACAAGACGTTCTACAGAAAGCACTTAAAGGTGCAGATGAAGGCCTACGTGAGAAGATCTTCAAGAACATGTCTACGCGTGCAGCTGATATGATGAGAGATGATATAGAGGCGATGCCGCCAGTTAAAGTCTCTGATGTAGAAGCGGCTCAGAAAGAGATCTTGGGTATTGCGAGGAAGATGGCAGACAGTGGCGAGATTATGCTGTCTGGTGGCGCCGACGAGTTCCTTTAATACAGAAACCTCAAGAGCCCCACATTGTTGGGGCTTTTCTTTATCCAACCTCAAACTACAGATTAACTACCGTGTAATTGCTTGAATCTACAACGCAGTTGGACGCACTCATAGATAGGTACTGATATGTCAGGTGATAGAAAACGCGGCTTCCTTCGCCCTGAAGAAGATAATACGGTTGCCCAGCCTCAGAAATGGGGGCTGCCTGACTATACCTCTGATGTGAATAAGCAAGCCAAAGAAACGGCTTTTAACTACGATCCTGGTTGGATGCCGACGGTTGAA harbors:
- the fliG gene encoding flagellar motor switch protein FliG, with amino-acid sequence MANEIVPQQAEGGEGLDVASVDIESISGEERAAILLLSLSEEDAAGIIRHLEPKQVQRVGSAMARSTDWSQEKVGAVHRAFLDDIQKYTNIGMGSEDFMRNALVAALGEDKANNLVDQILLGTGSKGLDSLKWMDPRQVASIIINEHPQIQTIVLSYLESDQSAEILSQFPERVRLDLMMRIANLEEVQPSALAELNEIMEKQFAGQAGAQAAKIGGLKAAAEIMNYMDNNVEGILMGQIRDQDEDMATQIQDLMFVFENLIEVDDQGVQRLLRDVPQDVLQKALKGADEGLREKIFKNMSTRAADMMRDDIEAMPPVKVSDVEAAQKEILGIARKMADSGEIMLSGGADEFL
- the fliF gene encoding flagellar basal-body MS-ring/collar protein FliF, with the translated sequence MADNSQTTDLTVSDSNDHALLAGSELDGEGQNTDLGERSSSKFDMAVGDLDLLRQVVLVLSISICVALIVMLFFWVKEPEMRPLGAYETEELIPVLDYLDTQKIEYSLEGNTISVPASEYNSLKLNMVRAGLNQERNTGDDILMQDMGFGVSQRLEKERLKLSRERQLAKAIEQMKQVRKAQVLLALPKQSVFVRHNQEASASVFLTLKTGTNLKQQEVDSVVDMVASAVPGMKTSRITVTDQHGRLLSSGSQDPMSAARRKEHELERNQEQALREKIDSILIPILGFGNYTAQVDIQLDFSAVEQTRKRFDPNTPATRSEYTLEDYNNGNVVAGIPGALSNQPPADASIPQDVAQMKDGTMMGQGSVHKEATRNFELDTTISHERKQSGTVNRQTVSVAIKDRQSLNPDTGEVVHTPIPASEINAIRQVLIGTVGFDENRGDLLNVLSMQFAPQVTDIVADVPIWEHQHFNDWVRWFASALVIIVVVVVLVRPAMKKLLNPAADDDDQMYGPDGMPIGADGETSLIGGDIEGGELFEFGSSIDLPNLHKDEDVLKAVRALVANEPELAAQVVKNWVADG